The proteins below come from a single Rosa rugosa chromosome 2, drRosRugo1.1, whole genome shotgun sequence genomic window:
- the LOC133728338 gene encoding uncharacterized protein LOC133728338: MDPKYVNIPWTEHGEHLPAAVDHNMAGPSSYQPDFNLSGPLSHQPDSDVQDMLHDAFGMYEGEDDLQEPSEPTEGPSLPNGPTPDAQRFYQLLEKADTELYPGAGKKMFDFLIKLYQIKALNSWSDVSFTQLLELLKAYLPPRDTLPASFYLTKKFIKSLGLTYQKIDACPNDCMLYWKEYASNTVCHICGTSRYKENTSPTKKVPAKVLRYFALGPRLQRLYMSRHTSEFMVWHSEKRPRDGVLRHPADSLAWKELDKIDNNFGSDGRNVRLGLASDGFNPFGMMSLSHSTWPVIVTVYNLPPWLCMKKSYMMLSLLIRGPKSPGNGIDVYLQPLIDELKMLWTEGVPTYDAFKKEVFQMRAALLWTINDFPAYAMLSGYSTKGSKACPTCGEETDSFRLHHGRKEIYMGHRKWLPDNHIFRTWYNNFNGSTEHRKLPKPMTGLDCLRALSTLSFQFGKGKETSFGRKRKQVSVVKGNEFRIMMTQNTQDRGGSRVFFFNYLIGKT, translated from the coding sequence ATGGATCCTAAATATGTTAACATCCCCTGGACCGAGCATGGTGAGCATTTACCAGCTGCAGTTGATCATAATATGGCAGGGCCTTCATCATATCAACCAGATTTTAATTTGTCGGGACCGTTGTCACATCAACCTGATTCTGATGTGCAAGATATGTTGCACGATGCATTTGGCATGTATGAAGGGGAAGATGATTTACAAGAACCATCAGAGCCTACTGAAGGTCCATCATTGCCTAACGGCCCTACCCCTGATGCACAAAGATTTTACCAGCTTTTAGAAAAAGCTGACACTGAATTATACCCTGGTGCAGGAAAAAAAATGTTCGATTTTTTGATAAAGCTATATCAAATAAAAGCATTGAACAGTTGGAGTGATGTATCGTTCACACAGTTGCTTGAATTGTTAAAGGCTTATTTGCCCCCAAGGGATACTCTTCCTGCTTCCTTCTATTTAACAAAAAAGTTCATCAAAAGTCTTGGGTTGACATACCAGAAAATTGATGCGTGTCCTAATGATTGCATGTTATATTGGAAGGAATATGCTTCAAACACAGTTTGTCATATATGTGGTACTAGTCGGTACAAAGAGAACACCTCCCCCACGAAGAAGGTACCAGCCAAAGTTTTGCGTTACTTTGCATTAGGGCCAAGACTTCAAAGGTTGTACATGTCTCGCCACACCTCTGAATTTATGGTTTGGCATTCTGAAAAGAGACCACGAGATGGGGTTCTACGTCATCCAGCCGATTCTCTTGCTTGGAAAGAATTAGACAAAATTGACAATAATTTTGGCTCTGATGGTCGAAATGTTCGTTTGGGTCTAGCCAGTGACGGATTCAACCCTTTCGGTATGATGAGCTTGTCCCACAGTACTTGGCCTGTTATCGTTACTGTCTACAATCTCCCTCCTTGGTTATGCATGAAAAAGTCATACATGATGCTATCGTTGCTCATCCGGGGCCCTAAAAGTCCCGGAAATGGCATAGATGTGTATCTACAGCCTTTGATAGATGAATTGAAAATGCTATGGACAGAAGGGGTTCCTACATATGACGCGTTTAAAAAAGAGGTTTTTCAGATGAGAGCTGCATTATTGTGGACTATAAATGACTTCCCTGCATATGCCATGTTGTCTGGGTATAGCACAAAGGGATCTAAGGCTTGCCCAACTTGTGGTGAAGAGACTGATTCTTTTAGGTTGCATCACGGTAGGAAAGAAATCTACATGGGACATCGAAAGTGGCTGCCAGATAATCATATTTTTCGCACATGGTATAATAACTTCAATGGATCAACTGAGCATCGTAAACTGCCTAAACCAATGACAGGTTTAGATTGTTTGAGAGCGTTAAGTACATTGAGCTTTCAATTCGGAAAGGGAAAGGAAACAAGTTTCGGTCGTAAAAGGAAACAAGTTTCGGTCGTAAAAGGAAACGAGTTCAGAATAATGATGACACAAAATACACAGGACCGTGGAGGAAGCAGAGTATTTTTTTTCAACTACCTTATTGGAAAGACTTAG
- the LOC133734231 gene encoding deoxypodophyllotoxin synthase-like translates to MGSQTQPAKVPIVDLSKEDLKPGTDAWLLASKEVMYVLEEHGCFEAIYNKVPMELHNSTISLLEDLFNLPLETKMQNTSDRPYHSYIGQYSFLPLYESLGVDNPTTLEGAQRFTSIMWPEGNDKFCESAHSYSKLVTELGEMVTKMVFENYGVERLYESHMASTTYLLRCSKYRAPQLNETDMGLLPHKDKTFLSILNQNETNGLQIRTKDGQWIDVKPSPSSFLVMAGDAFMAWSNDRIHSCEHQVVTKEKKTRYSLGLFAFNSGILQVPEELVDEKHPLLYRPFDHIGFLFFNKTPEGMKSECPIKDYCGV, encoded by the exons ATGGGGTCTCAAACTCAGCCAGCTAAGGTTCCCATCGTAGATTTATCAAAAGAGGACTTGAAGCCTGGTACAGATGCATGGCTCTTGGCAAGCAAGGAAGTCATGTATGTCCTAGAAGAGCATGGTTGCTTTGAAGCTATTTACAATAAAGTTCCAATGGAACTTCACAACTCGACTATTTCTTTGCTTGAAGACCTTTTCAATCTTCCCTTGGAAACTAAGATGCAGAACACCAGTGACAGGCCTTACCACAGCTATATTGGACAGTATTCCTTTCTTCCTCTCTACGAATCCTTGGGTGTCGATAACCCGACGACATTAGAAGGAGCTCAACGCTTCACAAGTATCATGTGGCCTGAAGGAAATGACAAGTTTTG TGAAAGTGCTCATTCCTACTCAAAGCTGGTGACCGAATTGGGTGAAATGGTGACAAAAATGGTGTTTGAGAATTATGGTGTGGAGAGGCTCTATGAGTCTCACATGGCATCAACGACTTACCTCCTCAGATGCTCCAAATATAGAGCGCCTCAGCTGAATGAAACTGATATGGGATTGCTTCCTCACAAAGATAAGACCTTCTTATCTATACTTAATCAAAATGAGACAAATGGTTTGCAGATAAGAACAAAGGACGGCCAATGGATTGATGTGAAACCTTCACCTTCATCTTTTCTAGTCATGGCAGGAGACGCATTCATG GCATGGAGTAACGACAGGATACACTCTTGTGAACACCAAGTTGTCACGAAAGAGAAGAAAACCAGATACTCCTTGGGATTATTCGCATTTAATAGTGGGATCCTGCAAGTACCTGAAGAGTTAGTCGATGAAAAACACCCCTTGCTGTACAGGCCTTTCGATCATATTGGTTTCCTTTTTTTTAACAAGACACCAGAAGGAATGAAATCTGAGTGTCCTATCAAAGACTACTGTGGTGTTTGA